From Alteribacter lacisalsi, a single genomic window includes:
- the purH gene encoding bifunctional phosphoribosylaminoimidazolecarboxamide formyltransferase/IMP cyclohydrolase: MMTKRALLSVSDKTGIEALAEQLSNAGVKLISTGGTKRAIEAAGIPVTGIEEVTGFPEMMDGRVKTLHPRIHGGLLALRESAEHMRALREHEIEPIDLVVVNLYPFQATIERPDATFDEAIENIDIGGPSMIRSAAKNHESVAVVVDPADYGRVVSELKDGDGELTAEFRRKLAAKAFRHTASYDALIAQYMTEQTGDEYPETLTVTYNKKQSLRYGENPHQQAAFYERPMGSRTSIARTEQLQGKELSYNNINDADAAVGVVKEFTRPAVAAIKHMNPCGVGIGDTVEDAFQKAYEADPVSIFGGIIACNGEVDGATAARMKEIFLEIVIAPSFTDEAREVLSAKPNLRLLTINFTDAQAMEQRISTVSGGALVQDTDTLSFEDVETTIPTKRKPTEEEMRQLEMAWKVVKHVKSNAIVLATEDRTIGVGAGQMNRVGAAKIAIEQAASRIEGAVMASDAFFPMGDTVEAAAQAGIRAIIQPGGSKRDQESIDKADEYGVAMLFTGVRHFKH, from the coding sequence ATTATGACGAAACGGGCACTACTGAGCGTATCGGACAAAACAGGTATTGAGGCACTGGCAGAACAGCTTTCCAATGCAGGTGTGAAGCTGATCTCCACAGGCGGAACAAAGCGCGCGATTGAGGCGGCCGGGATTCCGGTTACAGGCATTGAAGAGGTCACGGGCTTTCCTGAAATGATGGACGGCCGGGTGAAAACCCTGCATCCGCGCATTCACGGAGGGCTGCTCGCGCTCCGGGAATCGGCCGAGCATATGCGGGCGCTCCGTGAGCACGAAATCGAGCCGATTGATCTGGTTGTGGTGAACCTGTATCCGTTTCAGGCAACGATTGAGCGTCCGGATGCGACGTTTGACGAAGCAATTGAAAACATTGATATCGGCGGGCCGAGCATGATCCGTTCCGCGGCAAAAAACCACGAAAGCGTGGCGGTTGTGGTGGATCCGGCCGACTACGGGCGCGTGGTGAGCGAATTGAAGGACGGCGACGGGGAGCTCACGGCGGAATTCCGCAGAAAGCTGGCGGCAAAGGCGTTCCGTCATACGGCGTCGTACGATGCGCTGATCGCCCAGTACATGACCGAGCAGACTGGTGACGAGTACCCGGAAACACTGACGGTGACCTACAACAAAAAGCAGTCGCTCCGCTACGGGGAAAACCCGCACCAGCAGGCGGCGTTCTACGAGCGTCCGATGGGAAGCCGCACGTCGATTGCGAGAACAGAGCAGCTTCAGGGAAAAGAGCTTTCCTATAACAACATTAACGATGCCGATGCGGCAGTCGGCGTGGTGAAGGAGTTTACCCGTCCGGCAGTGGCGGCGATCAAACACATGAACCCGTGCGGCGTGGGAATCGGCGACACGGTTGAAGATGCGTTCCAGAAGGCGTATGAAGCCGATCCGGTGTCGATTTTCGGCGGCATCATTGCCTGCAACGGGGAAGTGGACGGCGCGACAGCTGCGCGGATGAAAGAGATTTTCCTTGAAATTGTGATTGCCCCTTCGTTTACGGACGAGGCGCGCGAAGTGCTGAGTGCGAAACCGAATCTGCGGCTTCTGACGATTAATTTTACCGATGCCCAGGCGATGGAGCAGCGGATCAGCACGGTCTCAGGCGGCGCGCTTGTTCAGGATACGGACACGCTCAGCTTTGAGGACGTGGAAACGACGATTCCGACAAAGCGCAAACCGACCGAAGAGGAAATGCGCCAGCTTGAGATGGCATGGAAAGTTGTGAAGCATGTGAAGTCAAATGCGATTGTCCTCGCAACAGAAGATCGGACGATCGGTGTCGGGGCCGGGCAGATGAACCGGGTCGGCGCGGCGAAAATCGCGATCGAGCAGGCGGCGAGCCGGATTGAAGGTGCCGTGATGGCATCTGACGCCTTTTTCCCAATGGGGGACACGGTGGAAGCGGCCGCGCAGGCCGGCATCCGGGCGATCATCCAGCCGGGCGGCTCGAAGCGCGACCAGGAGTCGATCGACAAAGCCGACGAATACGGCGTGGCGATGCTCTTTACCGGCGTGCGTCATTTTAAGCATTAA